The following coding sequences are from one Perognathus longimembris pacificus isolate PPM17 chromosome 13, ASM2315922v1, whole genome shotgun sequence window:
- the LOC125362275 gene encoding 10 kDa heat shock protein, mitochondrial, with protein sequence MAGQAFRKFLPLFDRVLVERSAAETVTKGGIMLPEKSQGKVLQATVVAVGSGSKGKGGEIQPVSVKVGDKVLLPEYGGTKVVLDDKDYFLFRDGDILGKYVE encoded by the coding sequence ATGGCTGGACAAGCATTTAGGAAGTTTCTCCCTTTGTTTGACCGAGTGTTGGTCGAAAGGAGTGCAGCTGAAACTGTAACCAAAGGAGGCATTATGCTTCCAGAAAAGTCTCAAGGAAAAGTATTGCAAGCCACAGTAGTGGCCGTGGGATCGGGTTCTAAAGGAAAGGGTGGAGAGATTCAGCCAGTTAGTGTGAAAGTGGGTGATAAAGTTCTTCTTCCAGAATATGGAGGCACCAAAGTAGTTCTAGATGACAAGGATTATTTCTTATTTAGAGATGGTGACATTCTTGGGAAGTATGTCGAGTGA